The following is a genomic window from Nymphaea colorata isolate Beijing-Zhang1983 chromosome 3, ASM883128v2, whole genome shotgun sequence.
ACATGCGATAGATACAAGACTCTTGTGTAACAAAAATACACTGAAAGTTTAGCGGTTATAAAATGGTCATTGTGACTACTATTAATAGAAAACTCTACGGGCAAAACACATAGGTATATCTTTACAAAAGATCTATATAGACCGAGAGTAACTTGAACTAAGCTTACCAAGATCTCCTAAATCACCGTTACAGTAGCAGTTACACCATCAAATATCACCTGAATTGGTAGACCAGACCCTTTAGGCACTCAAGTTGAGGGACTAAGAGACTTCTTGCTCtccaaacaaaaatatatatatactctccaCTTCAGTCCACCTGTAGAATTTGTCTGTTCCAAACACAGTCCACCAGCACCTCAaacgctctctttctctctactatcgcaacatatatatttacattGACCAAATTATAATATACCCATTAGAAACTACATATATATCAATAGATAGTCCTATTTCCAAGTCTACATACTTACTTGAGGAACCTTCAAATAGAGACAACCCTGGTTAACTAGAGCTGATTCAGTTCATTCTTCCTCCTTGTACcttacacacacacgcacacatgtatatgtataaaattatAGGTTACATGACCTTTGCATAAAACAGCAACTAAAATGGTCTCaactcattctttttttttatattatatacacacacatatatataactatatatcgCTTGACCTTTTGCACTATAGAGTACAATGCTAACTTGAGTTGTCAGTGACTATAATAGCCCTAATTTTCCGTCAGCGACTCCTTTAATTTCTCTTCTCAAGAAGTTAAATGGTTAAGATGGCAAAGGAGTAACCAATTACTACCAGTTTCCATTGGAACTGAAGATGAAGCAAAAAATGGGATGTATATCTCTCTCtccgactttttttttttgctgaaattttCCCCGCTGAAACTTCTGCAAGTATGAAGCTGAAATGCTGCCAAACCAAGATAAATAGCCCCTTTTTAAGAGCCCCAAAACACTTATCCGAATTTAATGTTACTCGAGTGACCGTTTGGTTTCCCCCACTCTCATTTAATGTCTTATTTAAATTTTCCTAGTAGCCCCACTTCTCATCTCCTTttccaaaatcacatcatttaTTATTCCCACTGCAACCTCATTATGATTTAATCACTGGTTCATCTGGTTCCAAGAtgacacaaacacacacacacatacgttTGTCtttatttataattaaatcTTAAGTCATTATCGGAATGAAAAATGTAAAGCCTTACACAGATATATTGGGTCAAGAGGAATGATCGATCTTGACGATCATTTTAGCATTCACAATTaacaatgtttttttgtttcatctctctctctcccatgttctcctgtttatttatttcatgATTCACAATGTTGATGCATGAAATTCAATGTCAGAGCCATTGTATTTCTGATTAATACACTAACctatgcatttaaaaaaatatctcaaGCACTAGTCTTAATTATGGGTTGTACCATAGTACAAAGGGGCTGTTTGGGCACGGTAACAttatgttactgtttcatgcatCTTCCCTAAAAGTAGGGCAGATTCATTAAATACTTTTTATTGTGCTACATGTATCTAACTAAtttttgggttagatgcatgagacaataACATGTCACTATCCCCAAATGGCCCAAAAAGTACAAAATCATTGTTACGTTGTGAAATTCAATTTATAAGATCTAAATTGCACGAAATAATAAACCAACTAAGTGCGAAGTTCCCAAATTTTATGGGCATATACCAACTAATTTCCAACATCAAGTTGGAACTCTAGAAAACTAATTTATGAGGATCTCAAAATATTTGCTTCCCAAGACACTTGTTAACTACAATTCCAGCCTAATGCTCAATATTAGAACAATTTACAGTATCATGATACACTAGGTTTTTCAATGTCATGAACTGGACTTTAGTTGAACCAAGTGATTAGTAATACTATTGACATACATTGTTACGAAGCATGTGAAGTTGAAGTCCTTTCATCAAGCTTATACCTTGTTTATGTTGCCGAACCAGCCATATAGGAACAATAGCAACTATTTCATAATTGTGTGGTAAAGATTGAACAGGTTTATGAAATACCATGTTACAGTGTTCAATCACCGTAAACTTggggatagattcatgaaacaagtTATTACTTTTCTCATTACCAAACTGACTCCTTAGTGGTCATGTTTGCTTCAGCTTTTTCTTACCGTGTTACGTTCATAAGGTTGTCTAGTAAGAACACACCCGCGTTATAGATACGAGAGTGAGGGGGACACCAGGTCCCTCGCATGGCTGGAGGTTTAAATTACCGGCTGGAACCAGTGTATCGCTCCCACAGGACCGGGCGGTTGTCGGCAGGCAATCTTCGCCGTAAATTTTAGCAAATTCACGTGGACATTATCGTCATTCTAGTCGAACACGAACACCCCCCCGCCTTCGTCCTCGCCTCTTTCGTTAGTTGTATTCGTTTCGGCGTGTTAAAATTCAACGTCGCTCGCGGGTTCGGTAGGTCGGTGTTTTCGGGCGTTGTCGTGGAGCGACAGATCTTGGCGTCAGATCTACGAATTGACGCCGCAGTGAACCCAACTGACACCCCGCGCCtaattttcttctcaaatcattccgtttcccttttctttgatcctctctctcgttctccctTTGATCGGTCTGCGAGAGACGAAGCCGTTCATGTGAACCTCGGTCGAGGTAAGCTTGTGTTTCTGATACATTTTGTAGTTTCTATTTCTATGAACGAAGCGAAATATTTTGAGTTATGTCCTGGCTTGGATCCTTTTgctttgtcttttctttttgtttgtgttGTTTCTTTGTCTTATGCCCTCGGTCGTGGAGATTCGTGATCGGCCCTCAGGTAAAGGGAGGGTCGGATCATGCTGAGAGTGCTTGTTTTCAAGTTATTTGATTTGTTTCATGGTGGACATCAGGTCGTGGGGAAAATCCGGAGGCGGCGTGGATCTGATGGATAAGAATCGGAAGAAGAGTGATCTACTTGCCGCAGGCCGGAAGAAGGTTTTTTTTCCTACCCCTTCTCTACTCTGGGCGTGGCTTCAAATTGTTGTTTTTGGCTGACATACAAAACTCCGGTACTTATTGTCTGGGAACGGCCTCAGTTCTGTAGTTCTGGAAGATCTGAAATTCTATGTTGCAAAACTTCGGAGTTCTTTATTATTCCGGGAAACTATTAAAGTTGCCGAGATTTATTTTGATTCTTACCGGTTATTTTCAAAGCAAATGCGATTAATTATGGCAACTTCAAATGTGACAAGTTTGACAATAGGTTTTCCGAAGCTCTTGGAGTCAATATATTTACTATTTATCAAATAACTTTCATGGATTAGCTAAACTTTGACCTGCACTGATTTTAATCTTAAATTCTTCGAATTCCTGGCTCTgaactttcatttattatttatagGATAGGTTTTGGCAACTTCGGTCTAAAGAGCGTCACAGTCGTTCTATTTTGGCTGTGTCGATGGAAGAAATGTAACTCCAATGGAACATCTGTAAACAAGGGATGTTCCACTGGTCCTTCgactatttttcttttgcttattgTAATCCACTTTATTGTTGATTTGTTGTCTGTCGGACATTGACTCTGTCGACATCCTTAGTCATGCCATAGTGCCATTAGTTTTATTTGCACGAATTCCTTTTTACTACCTCCAGTGAAAAACCTGGAAATTGTAGCTCATCCAGGAAAGCAAACTGAAATGTTGTCACAGCTTTACAGACACTACTTTTTCCTTTAATTGTAGTTTGCTGTTCTATTTCAGTTTCACTTTTTAGGTTGTAATATGGCAAGTTCTATGGAGGACGTAATTCAGGCTTATGGTTCAGTTTATTTTTACTTTGAGttgcattttttgttgcaaattgTTATAGTCACATGATTTACAGCTTTACTAGCGCTTGTTCGTTGTGATACATCCTCTCTTGACTGCATGCAGTGATTTAATAAGTcgagagtttttttttccctggtATAGTTTCATTTCCAGCTCTCACCAATTTGtgttctaaatttctaataacatgttttttttccccAGCTTGAACAGTTCAGGCAAAAGAGGGAGAACAAAGGTGTTGGTCATGGAAAACTTTTAGATAAAGGAGCAGCTCTGGAGACTGGATCTCCCAGTCAACTTCCTCACGCAGAAGTGACTTTGGCAAGTTCCACCGATGAAAAATTGGTGAAGCTTGATGCTGAAAGGTCACTTTCGGAAGTAGAAACAAGCCCCTTACCCCTAAATGCTGAACATATATTAGAACCAGTGCAAGGTGACGAACCATTGAACCAGGATGAAGAAGTAGTGCATCCTGAAAGGGAAACAGCGGTGAGGGCTGCACCCCTTTCTCAAGATACTGATGCAGAGGTGGCCCCTGCAGCTTCAGGGGCTTCAGACGTCCAAAATGCGATTGACCCTGTACAGGATACTAGACCAATACAACTGGGCAGAAAAGAAATGGTGCATCCAGAAGATGGAACAGATTCATCAGGTATCCGTCAGGAGCAGGATGTCACAAGCGATTATCCTAAGGAGATTCATGATAGGGTTCTGACAGTGGTCAGTTTTTCCGGGACACTGCTAGAAGCAGAAGCAAGTGAAGAAGGCTGCCGGCAGGATTCCATGGCTGATGAAGTTAGACTGGGAACAATTAGTTCTGAGAATGAAACACATTCACCAGGTCTTGAACATGAACAACCCATGGATGATCGACATCTGGAGGTTTCTGAAGGTGATTCAGTATTGGGTTGCAGTCAGATACTTGTGGCCGCAGGTGCAAGGGTCGGAAATTTGGAAGGATTGCATCGTGAAGGAGAAATTAATCCATCTGGTTTACAGGATGACGGTGGTTCAACTTGTGCTGTCGAATCCATGTACTCTAATCTTGATGATCAGGTGAGATTTGCTGTTTTTGTATCTCAAGATATGCttgtgccaaaaaaaaaaattcaaaacattcATTAGATTAGAAAGTGTAATTGTACTTTGATGTATAATTATATTCTCATTTTCTGCTGGGTAGGGCCAATGCAGGAAGTTCAAATTTCTGGTTTGGACCAAAACACTTGTGCACATGTGGACGGAGAGGAGTTTCGAGGACATGGTGGTCCTCCAGAAGGGGATGATAGGACCAATAATGAGCTATCCAAAGATGTGGACCATGTGATGCTTGCAGATGCCACAACATTGCAGTTGGTTCAGGAGGAAAAGCAAGAACCTTTGGATGAAGCTGTTTGTGGGGTAGCTGCAGTTTTGTCAACAAAAATAGAGGGGGCAGCTGTACAGTTTCCCATAGAAGCTGCGAATTTGCAGATTGAAAAGAATAAACATGGCAAACATTGGACAGAAGATGTTCTGCAGGATAGTACAATGTTACCTATAGATGCAGAGGTAAAAACTGATCATCTAAATGAAGTGGATTTCAACAGGAATGCTGCTGGTTTTGTATCCTCCTCTCAGTTTTGGGGTGAAAATTCTGCTGATAAAAGTATGTTGCAGGAGGAAGATCTTCAGGAAAATCAAGATGCAGGAGCTAGATGTTTGGCATCAGAAACTGAGTTATCTGAAACTGCTAAAGATTCCTTGTTGGTGTCTTCAGACCTACAAGGTTCTTCTGTGCTTGCGACAGATGGTGGAATGGTCTCTCCAGTGATACAATGTGAGGATGGAGCATATGAATCATCATACATTCATTATGCAGCTGGACCAGAAAGAAGCTGCAGTTCTGATGGTGCGTTATTGAAGATTGTTGAAGAGCTTTACATTAGGAGCATCATAGGGGATGTTCTCCAGGTGCAACTTCAGGAACAAAGCCTGATACAGTTGAAGTCTGATGAACAGGATGAGCAGCTTCTGAACGAGGTATCAAAGCTCAGGTCGTTACTGAATGTAGCTCATGGAAGCAGTGCAAGTATCACAGAAGAATTTGCTCAGTGCCGTTCAGAGCTCATGGCCATGACAGTTGGCAAGGAGGGGCTTGAAACTCAGTTGTTTTCTGCAAGGAATAAGATTTTAGAGCTTGAGAATAGGATAATAGACCTGCAGAAGAAATTGGAACTGTCTGAAGAAGAGATAAGCCAGGAACTTAGAGATTTGCGTGATGGAAACAAAGAGCTTAATACTCAATTATGCTCCACAATGGAGAAAATTGAGGAACTTACGCTTCAGAACTGTGATCTTCAGAATAAATTGGTGAAATCAGATGCTCAATTATGTCAATTAACAGAGGACTTAGCAAGTAGCAAGGAATTAATATCAGTATTGGAAACAACAAATGGAACTTTAACGAGGGATCTTCTTGCTGCCAGGGATCAGTTGGGGGTGAATAAGCTTGAACTTActttgagaaagaagagagaagatgaTCTTGTGAGTGAAAACTCAAAAATTACGGCTGAGTTGCTTGAGGTGGTGAGGAGACAAACTTCTCTTGAGGATGACCTAAGAGAAGCAATGTCTTACATTGAAGAACTTTTAGAAGAAAACTTTTGTCTTTCTTGCAGCCTCGATGTACATAGAGATAAAGCAGCTGAAGACCTACATTTAAGCTCTACTTGTGAAGGATCTGGCATGACTATGATCCAAAAATCTTCTGTTCTATGTGATGATAAAGCAAAGCCTGATCATGTTGAAAAGGAACATGGGGCTGAGTATGATGGTTTTGGATCTTTGAAAGAGTATCTTGAGGATGCGCTGATGACAATTAAGAGGCTTGAGAAGTCCATTCAGAACATAGGGTCTGATAATGCATCTTTTGTCAGGTTTTCAAGTAAAAGTGCTTCTGGAATTTCAAAGATAATTCAAGCTTTTGAGGCAAAATCTCTTAGTGAAGAAACTTTTGTTGAAGAGGTAAGCTCTATAGTGAAACCTACCATTGGGGACCAGAGTAAAATTGACAAGAAGGCTGATGTTAATCAACCGCAGGATGCTAGTTCCTCTACCTGTCTTAGGCTAGCCAAGGAAGAGCTTCATCGACTGCAATGTGTCCTCAAACAAGTAGGCTTGGATCTGGTGAAGgcttctcatcttttcatggaAGAGCAGAGATGTAAAGAAGCTGCACTTGGGGCTCTGAGGAATCTCCAAGCAGAACATGTtgcaaaaaaacaagaaaattcggATCTTGAAGCACAGGTGAATGTGTTGTTGAGGTCTaatgagaaaaacatgaaaaagttaCTTGACTATGACTCTTTAACTTATGATCTTCATGTTCGTTTGGATGAGTTACATCACAGTTTCTGCCATACGGCTGACATGATGGTTACTCAAGTCGAATGCCTGCAGAAAGAAGTAGATGAGAAGATGTCTATTCTTGAGTTGGAGAGTAGCTTTATCTATGCAGAAATCTTCAGTGCAGTAGAAAAGCTCAGGGAATGTACAAATCCTGTCTCCTTCATATCCAATGAACCCAGTGATCTTGCTGTCAGCATGCGCCTTTCTACTGCTGTTTCTGCTGCTGTAGAAACAATAATGGACTTGCACAGACAGCTTCTCGCTTCATATATTGAAGGAGTGGTGTGTCGTCTCTCATTGGAAGAACTCAAAAACAAACATGTGCTTTTGCATGAAAGGAACCAATCAGCTGTCTTGCTGCTTGATAGGACCTATTCTAATGTGATGAAGGTGATTAATGATTTCTGTGGGCTTGAGCAGTCTGTTGAAGAGAATCTAAACTTTGAGAAACTGCAAATTGTTCTACCAAAGTCATGTGAAATCCTCACAGTGCAGTTGCATAATTTTCTCAATGAACGGTCTGTCCTTCATTCTACAAAAGTTGAACTTGAGTCAAAATTGTTCTGTAAAGCTCAGGAGATTGAAGAATTGAAAAAAGTTTGTTCCGGTAAAGATGAACCTCACAGTTGTAACAACTCTGATGATGCTTCTGATCCTGTAAAAGTTACACCTTTGGATGTTTCTCATCCTCAATTGTTATCTGAGAAGTATGCAAGTGAAGGGACTGCAGAGCTTGGATCACAGCTTGATGAGGAGACACACAGATTAGTCAGACAATTGATCGAAGCTGTTGAAAAGGAAGTTTTGCCTGAACAGGTGGTAGTTGATATGCGCAAACATCCATTAGAGTACCTTGACACtttgattttctctcttcttgaaaaatataaaaaaattactgagcagttgaatttgttaaaaaaatgcattgggGACTTTAGTACAAGGCCTGAACTTCTTGATGAGTGCAACATGGTGCCTTTACATGTGATGTTGAAGGAAGAATTTGAGTCAAAGTTGGTTAGTCTACGCGAGCTGCAGGAGACAATCCATCAGTTAAACTCCATAAAAGCTCAACTGGAAGTTGAAACACAGAACCTTAAAGAAGGCTTGGCTAAGGTGGGGGCAGATCTTGATTCTACTTGTTCAGAATTAAGAAACAAAGATCTTGAACTTGTGCAATCGGAACAAAGAGTGACTTCGGTGAAGGAAAAGCTTAGTATAGCAGTTGCCAAAGGAAAAGGTTTGATTGTGCAACGTGATGCACTGAAACAGTCATTGGCAGAGAAGACAAGTGACCTGGAAAAGTGCTGGAAGGAACTGCAGTCCAAGAGTACATCACTTCATGAAGCTGAGGCAAAACTTAAAGTATACTCAGAGGCAGGTGAACGGATTGAAGCCCTTGAATCAGAGCTATCATATATTAGGAATTCTGCCACTACACTGAGAGAGTCATTTCTCCAGAAAGATTCCGTTCTTCAAAGGATTGAGGAGATTCTGGATGAATTAGAGTTACCAGACCAATTTAATTTTGGAGATGTAACTGAAAAAATTGAATGGCTGGTTAGATCCATATCTGGAAACCCTGTTTTGACAGATTGGGATCAAAAAAGCTCTGTGGGTGAGGCTGGTTTTGTGGCTTCTGATCCCTGGAAGGAAGATTCCCAGTCAAGCTTGAATCCTGCAATTGATGATCTGAAGAGAAAATATGAGGAGCTACAGAGTAGGTTCTATGGTCTTGCTGAGCAAAATGACATGTTAGAGCAGTCCTTAATGGAAAGGAACAGTCTTGTACAGAGATGGGAAGAGGTTATGGACAAGATAGATATTCCACCGAATCTGCAGTCGGTTGAGCTGGAAGAGAGGATTGATTGGTTAAGAAAAACACTCTGGGAAGCTCAACATGATAGGGATGCATTCAGAGAGAAGATTGAGAGCCTTGTAGAGTCATCTAGTGCAATCATGGTTGATTTGGAAGAGTCAAGAAATAAGATATCCAACCTTGAGGCTGCACTTGGAACTGTCACACATGAGAAGGAGCTTCTTGCAGGTCGCCTTGAGAAGCTTGCTCAAGAGCATGAGCAACTCTTGGAGAAAGTGCTTAGAGATGAACTAGAGAAAGAGAATTTTCACAAAGAGGTTTTCTCCTTGCAGGAAAAGATTCATGAGCAGAAAGCTACAAACAACGAGTACTGTTCTTCTATGGAAAAGGAAATTGAACTACTGCAAGAAAAGATAGAGGAGCAGAATTGTGCTCATGAAAAGTATTCCGCTGCTTTGGAAGATGAGATAAAAAAGTTGCAAGCCTTGATTGATAATGTACTGCTCAATCATGACATAAAAGGAAATTTCTCTGATGGTAGTTACATTGACAGTTTAAGGGAACATATCAAAATGCTTCTAGATAGTTACAGAACTATCTCGCTGGAGAACTCTGTTCTGAGAGACAAAGAAAAGCAGGAAGAGACAGAACAAGCTAACATAGAAATGATTGAGGATAAAGCAACAGCTGATATGACGGTAATGATGGAAACAGACAGTGGGGCTTCAAAGAGAGAGCTTGATGAGGCTTTGTCTGCTTTATCCCTTGTCAAGGAAGAACGTGATCAAATCTGTGAACAATATGAGTCATTGGTCATTGAGGTTCAAGAACTTGGGAGGCAGAAAAAATTATTGGAAGAACAACTAAGTCAAGAGGAACAAAAATGTACTTCAACAAGAGAGAAGCTTGGTGTTGCAGTAAGAAAAGGGAAAGCATTGGTTCAACAGCGGGACCAGCTGAAACAGACTCTTGAAGAGACGAACTCTGAGATGGAAAGGTTAAAGATTGAGGTCCAGAAGTGCAATGATGCTCTTGTCGAATGTGAGCAGAAAATCCAACAGTTACTAGGCTACCAAGGGAAGTGTGAAGCACTTGAATCTGAAAATGTTGTACTAAGAAACAAACTGGAAGAAACTGAAGATACCTTAGATAGCAATATCTGTGCCTTGAATGAATTTTTGACTGCTCTGAATGCTGTTAGCATAATCAGTAAGGTTACCAGCACCAAACCTTTACAGAAGCTGGAGCAGCTGGTAAAGGTTGTCCATGATCTTGAGGCCCAGTGTTCTTCTTGTGAACAAGATGCAAAAAGATCGAAACATGCAGCAGAGTTACTTGTAGCCGAGCTAAATGATGTCCAAGAAAGATATGAGAATCTTCAAGAGGAACTAATAGAGAAGGAAAGCATAATTGGGGCCATATCTGCACAGAGGGATGCTGCAGAAGCTGCAAAATCTGAGGCTCTTTTGCATCTTGAGCAAACAAGTAAGAGCGTTATTGAAGATAGAAAGAATCAACATCAGAAGGAATTAAAGCTGAATATTGGATTGGAACAACTAAATGAGGCATGCTATGCTTTACATGGTCTCCTCACTGATGGTTTCTCCAGGGAGTTAGAGATGTTTGGTAGTGTGGAGGCCAGTTTGGTTGCTTTCCTGAAGAAGATGGTTCCTATTGAAATCATTGAGTTTCCTGTGGAAGAAGCTCGTAGGATGGTCCCAACAAGTGATGAACTACATGAGGTAATTTTTGTTCATCTTATAAACATTGGTTCTAGACTTCTAGTACATGGGAGgctaaaaaaaataataaataaaggAAATTGTGAGGTTGGTGCTGTCATTTCCTAGTATGCCTACTGCTGATAAGAGTGGATATTTTCTTGGACAATTTCGTTGTCATCACTGTTTCTCAGTTATGGTCTTATGGATTTTTATAAATGCAATGGATATTTATTTGCTGTATTTTATGTGATCAATACCATTTCACTTGCTGATCTTTAGACTAAAAGTTTCTGGGTATGTGCTTCATGTAAGTGCTATGTGATTGTCTTGCCTAAGGAACTAATGCTTTGAGTAAATTATTCATGTCCTGTTATTctgttattttggtttttggataaATCTGTTGAATTTGGTAAAGTAGTTATCAGGAGCACAtagtgatttttttaaatgattgaatATTATGACTTTGTAACTAGAACTTCGTATGCAGTTATAAAAAGCATTGCTTGTCTGCACAATTTCTATACTTTATTTGGTATAGGATCTATTGTCCCtggatattttgtttttgcttcaTTTTGAGGCAACATTTGTACTTCACTTGTATTTTTGGATTATATAGTTAATCTATCTAAATAGATTGTAGTTAAGAATCTTAAGATAACTGAATATACCTGTAAATATGCAAGTTGTAGGTTTTAATATTTCAATTCTCTGCCCAGTTTTTGCTTTTAGGTCGGTATACCTCTGTGCAATTAATGATGTCTTTGGCCTACTAAGAGTACCAAAATATTTCCTTTAGGGGACATAATCTCTTCCATTTTTAATTGCCTGTAAATAATGATGAGAACTATATGTAACTTCTACTAGGATTAGCAGGCATCAGTAGGGAAATTAATGAAATGAGTTCTAGTCACCAACAACATTTCAAATCAATTCCTTGAGAAGGCTTTTCTTGGAAGCCTTTTGTAAAAGgttgttttttcagaaaaaaacttcagaatatatatatatatatatagtagatagatatagaaataatagaaaattacaaaaattatgTGTCTGCTAGTGGGCTCCTATTTTCTATCCCTGTATATTGAAAAACTTTAAGAAAATGGCTCTCTTTGTTGACATATCTTCTTAAACTTCTTATTTCCATGTTGACATATCTTCTTAAAtttcttatttcctttcccTGTCTTACATTCATCTGATGAATTATTGatattaacatttttattttttatattatgaaaTAGGTACCTTttcaaaggaaaaattaaaatgtttcatCAGCACATGGGTGAAACCATGGGCCGAgacaaccttttttttcttttagcattGGTGGTAGATGGTTTATGTAGCTACTAGCTATGTTCTTCATTTATCGATCTTTGAGTCTCAATAAGAGTTCTGTAATATCTGGCAGATATTTGTCTGGGTATGCTCAATTTTTGACTTATACAGTATTTCTGATAGTTTTTGTTGTGACCTTGTCGATAGCTACTGACAGTATCTTTTATCCACTTCGTTCCAGTCTCTGTTTTTGGCTTCACAAGGAACTCCATGCTTATGACTTTATTTTTCTGTGCTTCAATCTTCTCAGGAAATGGGTCCTTTATATATGAAGTTGAAGGAGCATCAGTTGGATGAATGTGATAAAGATCATGATATTCATGATTTTGAGTCCGTTAGTCATGGCCTGCATGCATGCATAAAAATGATCAGTTGGGTTCAAAACAGATGGCTGAAGCAGATCTCCAATTTGAGTGAAAGTTCTGAAAGGCTGATCAAAATCATTGAGAATGGTGAAAAAAGAATCACAAGTTCAACAGAATCTTTAGCTTCTTTGAAGAGATATGTATCTGACCTTGagggaag
Proteins encoded in this region:
- the LOC116250694 gene encoding trans-Golgi network-localized SYP41-interacting protein 1 isoform X2; translation: MDKNRKKSDLLAAGRKKLEQFRQKRENKGVGHGKLLDKGAALETGSPSQLPHAEVTLASSTDEKLVKLDAERSLSEVETSPLPLNAEHILEPVQGDEPLNQDEEVVHPERETAVRAAPLSQDTDAEVAPAASGASDVQNAIDPVQDTRPIQLGRKEMVHPEDGTDSSGIRQEQDVTSDYPKEIHDRVLTVVSFSGTLLEAEASEEGCRQDSMADEVRLGTISSENETHSPGLEHEQPMDDRHLEVSEGDSVLGCSQILVAAGARVGNLEGLHREGEINPSGLQDDGGSTCAVESMYSNLDDQEVQISGLDQNTCAHVDGEEFRGHGGPPEGDDRTNNELSKDVDHVMLADATTLQLVQEEKQEPLDEAVCGVAAVLSTKIEGAAVQFPIEAANLQIEKNKHGKHWTEDVLQDSTMLPIDAEVKTDHLNEVDFNRNAAGFVSSSQFWGENSADKSMLQEEDLQENQDAGARCLASETELSETAKDSLLVSSDLQGSSVLATDGGMVSPVIQCEDGAYESSYIHYAAGPERSCSSDGALLKIVEELYIRSIIGDVLQVQLQEQSLIQLKSDEQDEQLLNEVSKLRSLLNVAHGSSASITEEFAQCRSELMAMTVGKEGLETQLFSARNKILELENRIIDLQKKLELSEEEISQELRDLRDGNKELNTQLCSTMEKIEELTLQNCDLQNKLVKSDAQLCQLTEDLASSKELISVLETTNGTLTRDLLAARDQLGVNKLELTLRKKREDDLVSENSKITAELLEVVRRQTSLEDDLREAMSYIEELLEENFCLSCSLDVHRDKAAEDLHLSSTCEGSGMTMIQKSSVLCDDKAKPDHVEKEHGAEYDGFGSLKEYLEDALMTIKRLEKSIQNIGSDNASFVRFSSKSASGISKIIQAFEAKSLSEETFVEEVSSIVKPTIGDQSKIDKKADVNQPQDASSSTCLRLAKEELHRLQCVLKQVGLDLVKASHLFMEEQRCKEAALGALRNLQAEHVAKKQENSDLEAQVNVLLRSNEKNMKKLLDYDSLTYDLHVRLDELHHSFCHTADMMVTQVECLQKEVDEKMSILELESSFIYAEIFSAVEKLRECTNPVSFISNEPSDLAVSMRLSTAVSAAVETIMDLHRQLLASYIEGVVCRLSLEELKNKHVLLHERNQSAVLLLDRTYSNVMKVINDFCGLEQSVEENLNFEKLQIVLPKSCEILTVQLHNFLNERSVLHSTKVELESKLFCKAQEIEELKKVCSGKDEPHSCNNSDDASDPVKVTPLDVSHPQLLSEKYASEGTAELGSQLDEETHRLVRQLIEAVEKEVLPEQVVVDMRKHPLEYLDTLIFSLLEKYKKITEQLNLLKKCIGDFSTRPELLDECNMVPLHVMLKEEFESKLVSLRELQETIHQLNSIKAQLEVETQNLKEGLAKVGADLDSTCSELRNKDLELVQSEQRVTSVKEKLSIAVAKGKGLIVQRDALKQSLAEKTSDLEKCWKELQSKSTSLHEAEAKLKVYSEAGERIEALESELSYIRNSATTLRESFLQKDSVLQRIEEILDELELPDQFNFGDVTEKIEWLVRSISGNPVLTDWDQKSSVGEAGFVASDPWKEDSQSSLNPAIDDLKRKYEELQSRFYGLAEQNDMLEQSLMERNSLVQRWEEVMDKIDIPPNLQSVELEERIDWLRKTLWEAQHDRDAFREKIESLVESSSAIMVDLEESRNKISNLEAALGTVTHEKELLAGRLEKLAQEHEQLLEKVLRDELEKENFHKEVFSLQEKIHEQKATNNEYCSSMEKEIELLQEKIEEQNCAHEKYSAALEDEIKKLQALIDNVLLNHDIKGNFSDGSYIDSLREHIKMLLDSYRTISLENSVLRDKEKQEETEQANIEMIEDKATADMTVMMETDSGASKRELDEALSALSLVKEERDQICEQYESLVIEVQELGRQKKLLEEQLSQEEQKCTSTREKLGVAVRKGKALVQQRDQLKQTLEETNSEMERLKIEVQKCNDALVECEQKIQQLLGYQGKCEALESENVVLRNKLEETEDTLDSNICALNEFLTALNAVSIISKVTSTKPLQKLEQLVKVVHDLEAQCSSCEQDAKRSKHAAELLVAELNDVQERYENLQEELIEKESIIGAISAQRDAAEAAKSEALLHLEQTSKSVIEDRKNQHQKELKLNIGLEQLNEACYALHGLLTDGFSRELEMFGSVEASLVAFLKKMVPIEIIEFPVEEARRMVPTSDELHEEMGPLYMKLKEHQLDECDKDHDIHDFESVSHGLHACIKMISWVQNRWLKQISNLSESSERLIKIIENGEKRITSSTESLASLKRYVSDLEGRKKEEDAELDSLRKLIMILYEACSSSVFEIKNHLLASGRPLASGVQPSSTSGIHAHKEETIQLATAYTDKGGTVDQDKFILSEEVVISMADDLLSTIKDSTKKWFEMIEEGQKELKATISCLREEIQEKEIQKKRICEELVSQIKEAEATANKYLVDLHCAKANESDLEEKVKLLEHAHEMLQLRVNDLTSWETSSKELEKKVESINNLLGKKDQEIDGLIQALDEEEVQMEDMAKKVEDLEKIVQEKNYAIESLEASRAKAVAKLSSTLRKFDELHHFSENLLSEIENFQVQLQGRDEEISFLRQEVTQYTNDLLTVQENNKRSLTMMHEISMWLDGVVSRLGMQELNPDDVKNDRLHSNMEILDAHISSLVSELDGLRLAARTSDSLLLGERNKVDELQKKVEMLENSIKEKDSQLQLVSGTWEAGVSTSDALEVESVRNKKVVTLGPTVSHARNIRKIANDHLLIDMEAGSSLVDVEEDDKSHGFKSLATSSIVPRITRPLVDRIDGLWVSGERLLMRQPTLRLGFIVYWVVMHVLFAAAIV